One genomic region from Halobacteriovorax sp. HLS encodes:
- a CDS encoding GyrI-like domain-containing protein — translation MEGNVLQEVNPEYIKRIDRVINYIGDNLDQSLSIKELAKIACLSEFHFHRIFGAIKGETLNSFSNRLRLEKAARLLRDSTQSIVDISLECGFSSSSTFSRSFKNNYENSPNDYRKTGKFKNSKICKELFPEHEYIIPMTIEEKEKLFPVEIRKLPEWNTAYIRVSNSYEGDRVLKAFSKIIDWAKKSGVFHNGILFGMSLNDPTITPKNLCTYEVGFACEGDFENNNELSVTRIPSRSYAVTKVNGDIKLVATAWEYLFRNWLIQSKYEPEHAPAFEIFLNKEKALDWSNFKLELCLPVKLIN, via the coding sequence TTGGAAGGTAATGTTTTGCAGGAAGTTAATCCAGAATATATTAAACGAATTGACCGGGTTATTAATTACATAGGTGACAATCTTGATCAATCACTTAGTATTAAAGAGCTGGCCAAAATAGCCTGTCTTTCAGAGTTTCATTTTCATCGTATTTTCGGGGCGATTAAGGGAGAAACCTTAAATAGTTTTAGTAATCGACTAAGATTAGAAAAAGCAGCTCGATTATTGCGTGATTCTACTCAAAGTATTGTCGATATCTCATTAGAGTGTGGATTTTCTTCTTCTTCAACATTTTCAAGATCATTTAAGAATAATTATGAGAATTCTCCAAATGATTATCGAAAGACAGGAAAATTTAAAAATAGCAAGATTTGCAAAGAATTATTCCCAGAACATGAGTACATTATTCCTATGACAATTGAAGAAAAAGAAAAACTTTTTCCGGTAGAGATTAGAAAATTGCCTGAGTGGAATACTGCGTACATTAGAGTTTCCAACTCCTATGAAGGAGACAGAGTTCTTAAAGCTTTTTCTAAGATCATAGATTGGGCAAAAAAGTCAGGTGTTTTTCATAATGGAATCTTGTTTGGTATGTCACTCAACGACCCTACCATCACGCCAAAAAATCTTTGCACTTATGAAGTTGGATTTGCTTGTGAAGGAGACTTTGAAAATAATAATGAATTATCAGTAACAAGAATCCCTTCTCGAAGCTATGCAGTAACTAAGGTTAATGGTGATATAAAACTTGTTGCAACAGCATGGGAATATCTTTTTCGTAACTGGTTAATTCAAAGTAAGTATGAACCAGAACATGCACCTGCATTTGAAATATTTTTAAATAAAGAAAAGGCATTAGATTGGTCTAACTTTAAGTTAGAGCTATGTCTACCAGTGAAACTTATTAATTAA
- a CDS encoding VOC family protein: MKLGAFSVSLSVKDLEASKVFYERLGFEVFHGDATQNWLIMRNDKVTIGLFQGMFEKNILTFNPGWNENASKLDSFTDVREIQKSLISHGLSLESKVEEDSSGPGSFTLEDPDGNMIMFDQHV, from the coding sequence ATGAAATTGGGAGCATTTTCAGTTAGTTTGAGTGTTAAAGACCTAGAGGCCTCAAAAGTATTCTATGAAAGACTAGGGTTTGAAGTATTTCATGGTGATGCGACTCAAAACTGGTTAATTATGAGAAATGACAAAGTGACCATAGGATTATTTCAGGGAATGTTTGAAAAAAATATTCTAACATTTAACCCCGGGTGGAATGAAAACGCGAGTAAGCTGGACTCGTTTACTGATGTGCGTGAAATTCAAAAATCATTAATCTCCCATGGATTGTCATTGGAGAGCAAGGTTGAAGAAGATAGTTCCGGGCCAGGGAGTTTTACTTTAGAAGACCCTGATGGAAATATGATAATGTTTGATCAGCATGTATAG
- a CDS encoding recombinase family protein, translating to MRKLYLENDLSSYEIHKKTNWSRTSISDALRSLGIAKASRKAPILSYGEKLIGNTRVVHKGEQKIIEKMMALLDQGQNFSQISKYLNNKNIPTKRGGSWHPSTVKEIIKRKQKRKV from the coding sequence TTGCGGAAGCTGTACCTAGAAAACGATCTTTCTAGCTATGAAATTCACAAAAAAACTAATTGGTCTCGCACTTCAATAAGCGATGCTCTCCGATCACTTGGAATTGCAAAAGCAAGCAGAAAAGCACCTATCCTCTCTTATGGTGAGAAGCTCATTGGGAATACGCGAGTTGTTCATAAAGGTGAACAAAAGATCATTGAAAAGATGATGGCCTTACTAGATCAAGGACAAAATTTCTCTCAAATCTCAAAATATTTAAATAACAAAAATATTCCAACAAAACGTGGTGGGTCATGGCACCCATCCACAGTCAAAGAAATCATTAAACGAAAACAAAAAAGGAAGGTGTAA
- a CDS encoding cytochrome c translates to MKLVKPSILLILLTLSAFASDKAPTLKSVMQGLGESMDELNRGIFYEDFKIIEKAAYKVANHPKPKSQLPTVIKTLNIRMPKFKSFDSKVHDSAMEIVEFAKKRDMDNILKRHKVIMNNCVACHTQFRSEISKALSN, encoded by the coding sequence ATGAAGCTAGTAAAACCATCTATCCTATTAATATTACTTACCTTATCTGCATTCGCCTCTGATAAGGCCCCTACACTCAAAAGCGTCATGCAAGGGCTGGGGGAATCAATGGATGAACTAAATCGAGGCATTTTTTATGAAGATTTTAAAATCATCGAAAAAGCCGCCTATAAAGTGGCAAATCATCCAAAGCCTAAATCTCAATTACCTACAGTAATCAAAACTCTCAATATAAGAATGCCTAAGTTTAAATCCTTTGATTCTAAAGTTCATGATTCGGCCATGGAAATCGTAGAGTTTGCTAAGAAAAGAGATATGGACAATATTCTAAAAAGACATAAGGTCATTATGAATAATTGCGTTGCTTGCCACACTCAATTTAGAAGTGAAATTTCCAAGGCCCTTTCTAATTAA
- a CDS encoding TetR/AcrR family transcriptional regulator has protein sequence MSRKSTHTDKKLFDQGRKLLIKKGASQLSVREVCDKAGVNLGMFNYHFGSKDKFIEKILLDIYESFLADFELVESDTKLDTLELQLTLMARFARDNRHLILVLLNDVLNGEKAVQKFAKSKMRKHFMILAKTLKSCQKSGEIIDAPIPLLLTQIAGSIGLSNLIPEVLSHLGINKVFDLGLKAVTNKLITDEAIELRVKIVIQGIKKVDK, from the coding sequence ATGTCTAGAAAATCTACCCATACGGACAAAAAGCTCTTTGACCAAGGACGGAAGCTCTTAATCAAAAAAGGAGCATCTCAATTAAGTGTTCGAGAGGTCTGTGATAAGGCAGGAGTAAATCTTGGTATGTTTAACTACCATTTTGGTAGCAAAGATAAGTTCATCGAAAAAATTTTACTAGATATTTATGAGAGCTTCTTGGCAGACTTTGAGCTGGTCGAATCAGATACAAAACTTGATACTCTTGAGCTTCAATTAACATTAATGGCCAGATTTGCCCGAGATAATAGACATTTAATTTTAGTTCTACTTAATGATGTATTAAATGGAGAAAAGGCAGTTCAAAAATTTGCTAAGTCTAAAATGAGAAAGCATTTTATGATTTTAGCAAAAACGCTTAAATCTTGTCAGAAATCGGGTGAGATCATTGATGCTCCAATACCTCTATTACTTACTCAGATTGCAGGCAGCATTGGACTGTCTAATCTTATACCTGAAGTTTTAAGCCATTTAGGAATAAATAAGGTCTTTGATTTAGGCCTTAAGGCAGTCACTAATAAGCTCATTACAGATGAAGCCATTGAGCTAAGAGTGAAAATTGTAATTCAAGGAATCAAGAAGGTGGATAAATGA
- a CDS encoding efflux RND transporter permease subunit, whose protein sequence is MKNITLYFIKRPILVNFILALNFIIGGYFIYKVPKEAFPGVSMNQIVIVTKYPGASAKDVELNVTAKLEEKIAEIGNIKESRSSSIESVSRVTIFADDDLNELQFKDLLSDVQTEVDKIDDFPSDIEGQPIITSVTTEDRPIMEVAFSGDYDHLKKTLHEIENDLRKVSGVSNVTLVGLPDEEIHIEVDAQKAQDKEIDLNSIYFAINTRNQVGTGGTLESFLSQKKVVSFNKYEKAEDVLNTVIRMSPDGQGVYLSDVAEINYRPKDEKLIVRNNGSRGASILVAIRSGVDQLKVSDKIKDLLKNYTLPNGVSYKLNNDVSDNARSKFSLLKNNGLIGFTLVLILLLYFLGGKPAFWTAFGIPFTVFGSMIMFVPMGMTLNSVSMGAFVIVLGMIVDDAMVISERFDVNVEKGQTPEEAAANAVGRLWRPVLAASLTTITAFMPLLSLGGLPGKFIWQMPVVVMMALFVSLIDCYLLLPAHLAHGASKRGQYKKSKIVLMWESLYERLLSKLIDYRYFVTLGFALILGLSVFVGATKVRKDSFPQEASEGFTIKATLKKGYAPEKVEEIISGLEKSIQSLKENELVGYTTRIGTHSLSSLTSLGTEENLVAFIVYLTPFSERDKTAQGIVDQLRDKHLNSYRERGYELEFDLLRIGPPLGEPFEIIVSSNNNENRGSSSLKVANFLKTISGVSDVKDDQIQGKDEINLKLNYKKVAQAGLTPVDIIRTLRIAFDGQIVTDYSSINDSYDFRLRLNKKSRGDFDFISNLPIANKRGQLIKLNTMIEYEQRESFAEIKHFNGLRSTSITGNINTQQITAVEMLKQFKEGFVKDKNVKYTISGRPVEEEKIFSGLKIAALLAVVGIYFILSLMFDSYAKPFLILTVIPFGVVGIFLSFFAHGLPISMFAGIGLIGLSGIVVNDSIVLVDHISQLLKENGKFSKEVLIQGAKERLRPISLTTVSTMLAVAPTAYAIGGYDPLLSPLSLAILYGLLFGTTVVLIFMPNMYVIGNDLGKVLNKFKGKQNATHLSILLIPLLIGLNVNEAKAQEKVNIRKIVELVENTNEYKIQNESIKQAELGVDSVDGLLDSKLTSKLFKYSSVNYPNPPISLDSEREGYGLSVDYEKMTSFGVKLGLGVGLEDKQLGTVPTNNQFSLDAMDTVYRATFAVPLWRNFGSEEYHLNKGTAVTKRKSQTLQSKSSKDKQVVEAIKYFWTIVKLEEEKAIAQESLKRFKAIHKLNVTKRKSGIISKAEFLTSEVEITNREKFLKDLESRIRTEKLNLQSILELESVIDIEANKMAASDHFKNATGPSALSLVESGLTYKQMQSNTELFNELVALENEKAKSNVDFFVSLKSFGRGDDLSNSISENTQDKHEVYAGITWDFDLGTKRNDSAVASSMSRKRQAEYRRDKTKFQLVKVVETLKEKVTSNQEQIVYLEKMKKQQFNILKAENKRFKNGRITTLDYVKLQEAYDRSSLQVISLKYLNELTALNLYFTVGKMDEYLKTYLEL, encoded by the coding sequence ATGAAAAATATAACCCTTTATTTTATAAAAAGACCAATATTGGTAAATTTTATTCTGGCACTCAACTTTATTATTGGTGGGTATTTTATTTATAAGGTTCCAAAAGAAGCTTTTCCTGGGGTTTCAATGAATCAGATTGTCATTGTAACTAAATACCCCGGAGCGTCGGCTAAAGACGTAGAGTTAAACGTCACTGCGAAGCTAGAAGAGAAGATCGCTGAAATTGGTAACATTAAAGAGTCTCGTTCAAGTTCAATTGAAAGCGTATCTAGGGTTACTATATTTGCTGATGATGATCTAAATGAACTTCAATTTAAAGACCTATTATCTGATGTTCAAACCGAAGTTGATAAGATTGATGATTTCCCTTCTGATATAGAGGGACAGCCTATTATTACCAGTGTTACAACAGAAGATCGTCCAATTATGGAGGTCGCTTTTTCTGGAGACTATGACCACTTAAAAAAGACTTTGCATGAGATTGAAAATGATCTTCGGAAGGTTTCAGGTGTTTCCAATGTAACACTAGTGGGACTTCCTGATGAGGAAATCCACATAGAGGTAGATGCTCAGAAGGCCCAAGATAAAGAAATTGATCTTAATTCAATATACTTTGCAATAAATACGAGAAACCAAGTTGGAACAGGTGGGACACTTGAGTCATTTCTGTCTCAGAAAAAGGTCGTATCTTTCAATAAATATGAAAAGGCGGAAGACGTTTTAAATACTGTTATAAGAATGTCACCTGATGGTCAGGGAGTATATTTAAGTGATGTAGCTGAAATCAATTATCGCCCAAAAGATGAAAAGCTTATTGTTCGTAACAATGGAAGTCGTGGGGCTTCTATCTTAGTGGCAATTAGAAGTGGCGTAGACCAGTTAAAGGTATCTGACAAAATAAAAGACTTATTGAAAAACTATACTCTTCCTAATGGAGTGTCTTATAAGTTAAATAATGACGTATCTGACAATGCCAGAAGTAAGTTCTCCTTACTTAAAAATAATGGATTGATAGGATTTACCCTTGTTTTGATTTTACTGCTTTACTTCCTAGGTGGAAAACCAGCATTTTGGACTGCATTCGGAATTCCATTTACTGTCTTTGGTAGCATGATTATGTTCGTGCCTATGGGAATGACTCTTAACTCCGTTTCGATGGGAGCTTTTGTAATCGTTCTCGGTATGATCGTTGATGATGCCATGGTAATTAGTGAACGATTTGATGTAAACGTTGAAAAAGGACAAACACCTGAGGAAGCGGCAGCTAATGCTGTTGGGAGGCTATGGCGCCCTGTACTGGCAGCATCACTTACAACGATAACTGCTTTTATGCCTTTGTTATCTTTAGGAGGTCTACCGGGGAAATTTATTTGGCAAATGCCTGTTGTTGTAATGATGGCATTGTTTGTTTCTCTGATAGATTGTTATCTTCTGCTTCCAGCTCACTTAGCACATGGAGCAAGTAAGCGAGGCCAGTACAAAAAAAGTAAAATTGTCCTGATGTGGGAAAGCCTCTATGAAAGATTACTAAGTAAATTGATTGATTATCGTTATTTTGTGACTCTTGGCTTTGCTTTAATTCTTGGGCTTAGTGTATTTGTTGGTGCCACTAAAGTAAGAAAAGATTCATTCCCACAAGAAGCTTCGGAAGGGTTTACTATTAAGGCCACTCTCAAAAAAGGCTATGCTCCTGAAAAAGTGGAAGAGATTATAAGTGGACTAGAGAAGAGCATTCAAAGTCTTAAGGAGAATGAACTCGTCGGATATACTACGAGAATTGGTACCCATAGTTTAAGCTCACTAACTAGCTTAGGAACCGAGGAAAATCTGGTTGCCTTTATAGTGTATTTAACTCCTTTTAGCGAAAGGGATAAAACGGCACAGGGTATCGTCGATCAATTGAGAGACAAACATTTAAACTCATACAGGGAAAGAGGATATGAATTAGAGTTCGATCTTTTGCGAATTGGGCCTCCACTTGGTGAGCCTTTTGAAATAATTGTTTCTTCAAATAACAATGAAAACAGAGGAAGTTCCTCCTTAAAAGTGGCTAATTTCTTGAAAACAATCAGTGGCGTATCAGATGTAAAAGATGATCAAATCCAAGGTAAGGACGAGATTAATCTAAAACTTAACTATAAGAAGGTCGCTCAAGCAGGGTTAACACCTGTAGATATTATAAGGACTTTAAGAATAGCTTTCGACGGCCAAATCGTTACAGATTACTCATCAATAAATGATTCCTATGATTTTAGATTAAGGTTGAATAAGAAATCACGGGGAGATTTTGATTTTATTTCAAATCTCCCAATCGCAAATAAGCGTGGTCAGCTCATAAAGCTTAATACCATGATCGAGTATGAACAAAGAGAATCATTTGCTGAAATTAAGCATTTTAATGGACTGCGCTCGACATCTATTACGGGCAATATAAATACACAACAAATTACAGCAGTAGAAATGCTTAAGCAGTTCAAAGAAGGTTTTGTTAAAGACAAAAATGTTAAATATACAATTAGTGGTCGCCCAGTTGAAGAAGAAAAAATATTTTCAGGATTGAAAATTGCTGCTCTATTAGCAGTAGTAGGGATTTATTTTATTCTAAGCCTAATGTTTGATTCTTATGCAAAGCCATTTCTTATATTAACAGTTATCCCATTTGGTGTTGTCGGAATATTTTTATCATTCTTTGCACACGGATTACCGATATCCATGTTTGCTGGAATTGGGCTAATTGGATTATCAGGAATTGTTGTGAACGATTCAATTGTACTGGTGGATCACATAAGTCAATTATTGAAAGAAAATGGAAAATTCTCAAAAGAGGTGCTTATCCAAGGTGCTAAAGAAAGACTTCGCCCGATTTCCCTGACTACTGTGAGTACCATGTTGGCCGTAGCGCCAACAGCTTACGCCATTGGTGGATATGATCCACTTTTATCGCCTCTTTCACTCGCAATTCTTTATGGGCTGTTATTTGGTACCACTGTTGTTCTTATTTTTATGCCAAATATGTATGTAATAGGTAATGACCTTGGAAAGGTCTTGAATAAATTTAAGGGAAAACAAAATGCAACTCACTTATCTATTTTATTAATCCCTTTGTTGATTGGATTAAATGTTAATGAGGCAAAAGCGCAAGAAAAAGTAAATATTCGCAAGATAGTAGAGCTTGTTGAAAATACTAATGAATACAAGATTCAGAACGAATCAATTAAACAAGCAGAGCTTGGAGTCGACAGTGTTGATGGCCTACTGGATTCTAAGTTAACATCTAAGCTTTTTAAATACTCATCAGTGAATTATCCAAACCCTCCTATATCTCTTGATTCAGAAAGAGAAGGATATGGCTTAAGTGTGGATTATGAGAAAATGACTTCTTTTGGTGTAAAATTAGGATTAGGAGTCGGTCTTGAGGACAAACAACTTGGGACAGTGCCAACAAATAATCAGTTTAGTCTTGATGCTATGGATACAGTATATAGGGCCACATTTGCAGTACCTCTTTGGAGAAACTTTGGAAGTGAAGAGTACCATCTTAATAAAGGTACAGCGGTTACTAAAAGAAAATCACAAACTCTACAAAGTAAGTCATCTAAAGATAAACAAGTTGTTGAGGCCATAAAATACTTTTGGACTATTGTGAAGCTTGAAGAAGAAAAAGCTATTGCACAAGAATCACTTAAACGTTTTAAGGCCATTCATAAACTTAACGTAACGAAAAGAAAATCTGGCATTATCAGTAAGGCCGAGTTTTTAACCTCAGAAGTTGAGATTACAAATAGGGAAAAATTTCTAAAGGATTTGGAGTCCAGAATTAGAACTGAGAAACTGAATTTACAAAGCATTCTAGAATTAGAATCTGTAATTGATATTGAAGCCAATAAGATGGCAGCTTCTGATCATTTTAAAAATGCTACAGGGCCATCTGCTTTGAGTCTTGTTGAGTCAGGTCTAACTTATAAGCAGATGCAAAGTAATACTGAACTCTTTAATGAACTGGTTGCTCTGGAGAATGAAAAGGCAAAATCTAATGTTGATTTTTTTGTCTCTCTAAAGAGTTTTGGTCGAGGTGATGATCTGAGCAATTCCATTAGTGAGAATACACAAGACAAGCATGAGGTGTACGCTGGCATAACTTGGGATTTTGACTTGGGAACTAAGCGAAATGATTCGGCTGTAGCAAGTTCTATGAGCCGCAAAAGACAGGCTGAGTATCGAAGAGACAAGACCAAGTTTCAGCTTGTTAAGGTCGTAGAGACTTTAAAAGAAAAAGTTACTTCTAACCAAGAGCAGATCGTCTATCTCGAAAAGATGAAGAAACAACAATTTAATATTTTAAAAGCGGAGAATAAGAGGTTTAAAAATGGTCGAATTACAACGCTCGATTATGTAAAGTTGCAAGAAGCTTATGACAGAAGTTCCTTGCAGGTTATTTCCCTTAAATATTTAAATGAATTAACGGCCTTAAACTTGTATTTTACAGTGGGAAAGATGGATGAATATTTAAAAACTTACTTGGAGTTATAA
- a CDS encoding DUF1971 domain-containing protein, with product MKELPKNVTVYKRTPDFNEETVPAGLLKAHTTKEGSWGKICVTKGKLLYTIEAEPLESIELTPEIFGVVEPQVPHHVELLGEAEFHVEFLK from the coding sequence ATGAAAGAATTACCAAAAAATGTAACTGTATATAAACGTACTCCTGACTTTAATGAAGAGACAGTTCCTGCTGGATTACTAAAGGCCCATACGACTAAAGAGGGTTCGTGGGGAAAGATTTGTGTCACCAAAGGTAAGCTCTTATATACAATTGAAGCAGAGCCACTGGAATCTATCGAATTGACTCCTGAGATATTTGGAGTTGTTGAGCCTCAGGTTCCCCATCATGTTGAACTATTGGGAGAAGCTGAATTTCATGTGGAGTTTTTAAAATGA
- a CDS encoding PepSY domain-containing protein: MKTKLILIVSMLTLAPQVYAKKNCTSEPKSKWMNESDFKAQMIKKGYKIRKFKQPGTCYEIYGQNPKGEKVEVYFNPVTAEVVKSEIDD; encoded by the coding sequence ATGAAAACAAAGCTTATTTTAATCGTATCAATGCTAACACTGGCCCCACAAGTTTACGCAAAGAAAAACTGCACCTCAGAACCGAAGAGCAAGTGGATGAATGAGTCAGATTTTAAAGCGCAAATGATAAAAAAAGGATACAAAATCCGTAAATTCAAACAGCCCGGAACTTGTTATGAAATATACGGTCAAAACCCAAAAGGAGAAAAAGTTGAAGTCTACTTTAATCCAGTTACAGCAGAAGTCGTAAAGTCAGAAATTGATGATTAA
- a CDS encoding cytochrome b/b6 domain-containing protein codes for MENIKVYDLPVRIFHWLFALLFVMSFSIAKIIDDDSTLYAYHMLSGILMVFMVFLRVVWGFVGSKTSKFRSFKLKPSELIAYVGSIVSSAPKRYLGHNPASSYAAALMMVFTVGIGFSGLMMSLRIYKHFFEEVHELLANGFLVLVLLHIAGVLLHQLKHKDGMIFSMLTGKKAKIVDESEIKSNHPIVALVFVVFLMGMGSYLLKSFDGNTGKLNVLGTQLQLGENEHDDHKGKRSNFSEDDEDDHDEDEDEDEDDD; via the coding sequence ATGGAAAACATAAAAGTTTACGATTTACCAGTCAGAATATTTCATTGGTTGTTTGCGTTGCTATTTGTGATGTCATTTTCAATTGCCAAGATTATTGACGATGATTCAACGCTATACGCTTACCATATGTTGTCAGGGATACTAATGGTCTTCATGGTATTTCTTAGAGTTGTCTGGGGATTTGTTGGATCAAAAACATCAAAATTTAGGTCTTTTAAGTTAAAACCTTCGGAGTTGATTGCTTATGTGGGCTCCATAGTTTCTAGTGCTCCCAAGAGATATTTAGGGCATAATCCAGCTTCAAGTTATGCGGCAGCTCTAATGATGGTCTTTACGGTGGGAATAGGGTTCTCCGGCTTAATGATGAGCTTAAGAATTTATAAGCATTTTTTTGAAGAAGTACATGAGTTGTTGGCCAATGGTTTTTTAGTTCTTGTTCTTTTGCATATTGCAGGTGTTCTTCTACACCAGTTAAAGCATAAAGATGGGATGATCTTTAGTATGCTTACTGGGAAAAAAGCTAAAATAGTTGATGAAAGTGAGATAAAATCAAATCACCCGATAGTGGCTCTTGTTTTTGTAGTTTTTCTTATGGGGATGGGGAGCTATTTACTTAAGAGTTTTGATGGGAATACTGGGAAGTTGAATGTACTTGGAACTCAACTTCAGCTAGGTGAAAATGAGCATGATGATCATAAAGGTAAACGAAGCAATTTTTCAGAAGATGATGAAGACGATCATGATGAAGACGAAGACGAAGACGAAGACGATGATTAG
- a CDS encoding LuxR C-terminal-related transcriptional regulator codes for MNRRERLIISSILLLISLMTVIDLLTDLGEGVVWWHVAIEGSVAIIALVGVYFLVKGTFTLRKSLIKERELSAKLMEESSHWKESSKKFLDGLSKSIDLQLDKWELTKSEKEVAFLLIKGFSLKEIAEYRSTAEKTTRAQATSIYAKSGLSGRSQLSAFFLEDLLIPQTEK; via the coding sequence ATGAATAGAAGAGAAAGACTCATAATTTCTAGTATATTGCTACTTATCAGTCTTATGACGGTAATTGACCTTCTGACTGACCTTGGGGAGGGAGTAGTGTGGTGGCATGTTGCCATTGAGGGAAGTGTCGCTATTATTGCTCTCGTGGGAGTTTATTTTCTTGTTAAGGGTACATTTACGCTAAGAAAGTCGTTAATTAAAGAAAGAGAGCTATCTGCAAAATTAATGGAAGAATCTTCCCACTGGAAAGAAAGCTCTAAAAAGTTTCTCGATGGTCTGAGTAAGTCCATTGATTTACAGCTTGATAAATGGGAACTGACTAAGTCTGAAAAGGAAGTTGCATTTTTATTGATTAAAGGATTTAGCTTAAAAGAGATTGCAGAGTATAGGTCAACGGCAGAGAAGACTACGAGAGCACAGGCAACTTCAATTTATGCAAAGTCTGGCCTGTCTGGTCGATCGCAGCTATCAGCTTTTTTTCTTGAAGACTTATTAATTCCCCAAACTGAAAAATAG
- a CDS encoding recombinase family protein gives MRKLYLENDLSSYEIHKKTNWSRASISDALRILEIEKVKRKEPVLSYGEKLIGTTRVVHKGEQKIIEKMLALLNEGQNFTQISKYLNNKNIPTKRGGAWHPSTVKEIIKRIQKRKV, from the coding sequence TTGCGGAAACTGTACTTAGAAAACGACCTTTCGAGCTATGAAATCCATAAAAAAACTAACTGGTCTCGAGCCTCAATAAGTGATGCTCTAAGGATTCTAGAAATTGAAAAAGTTAAAAGAAAAGAACCTGTCTTATCTTACGGGGAGAAGCTAATTGGAACTACACGCGTAGTTCATAAAGGCGAGCAAAAGATCATCGAAAAGATGCTGGCCCTATTAAATGAGGGGCAAAACTTCACTCAAATCTCAAAATATTTAAATAATAAAAATATACCAACTAAACGTGGTGGGGCATGGCATCCGTCCACGGTTAAAGAAATCATCAAACGAATACAAAAAAGGAAGGTTTAA
- a CDS encoding GyrI-like domain-containing protein, which translates to MATTIVQKHFHRLQISRALIFLKDNLDKKLTLAEIARASGASQYHFIRVFSAYTGETPFSFIARERTVQALQLLIERAEPIINISQAVGFDSSSSFNKAFKRITSYSPSEFRNLGKDLQESLIYSLSMTPKTKEKTMNFKMNLTPEIIKREKTVIYSSNATGGEFKDIAPLAWENFLKVLGTIKEDLSQSEFLGVGTMDKSDTKQVCNYKAALSVPTDSKISIPDLEKEEIPASKYAKFLLEGTYDNVWIAFEKAFEVITEGAYELADAPCLENYLNDPNVTPENELLTEILIPIK; encoded by the coding sequence ATGGCCACAACAATAGTTCAAAAACATTTTCATCGACTGCAAATTAGTAGAGCTTTAATATTTTTAAAGGATAATCTCGATAAAAAGCTAACATTGGCCGAAATTGCCAGAGCTTCGGGAGCTTCTCAGTATCACTTCATTAGAGTTTTTTCAGCATATACGGGAGAAACGCCCTTTAGTTTTATTGCACGAGAGCGAACTGTACAGGCCTTACAATTACTTATTGAAAGAGCTGAACCAATCATTAATATTTCACAAGCTGTGGGTTTTGATTCATCAAGCTCATTTAATAAAGCATTTAAGCGTATAACAAGCTATAGTCCTTCCGAATTTCGCAATTTGGGAAAAGATTTACAAGAAAGCTTAATTTATAGTCTTAGTATGACACCAAAAACTAAGGAGAAAACTATGAATTTTAAAATGAACCTAACACCAGAGATTATAAAACGAGAGAAGACAGTAATTTATTCGTCCAATGCTACAGGCGGAGAGTTTAAAGATATTGCGCCTCTGGCGTGGGAGAACTTTTTGAAAGTATTAGGAACAATCAAAGAAGATTTAAGCCAATCTGAGTTTCTTGGTGTTGGAACAATGGATAAGTCTGATACGAAACAGGTCTGTAATTATAAAGCGGCTCTTTCAGTGCCTACTGATTCAAAAATTAGTATTCCTGATCTTGAAAAAGAAGAGATACCAGCTTCAAAATATGCCAAGTTCTTACTCGAAGGAACTTACGATAATGTTTGGATTGCCTTTGAAAAAGCATTTGAGGTTATTACTGAGGGAGCTTATGAGTTAGCCGATGCTCCTTGCCTTGAAAATTATTTAAACGATCCTAATGTTACTCCTGAAAATGAGCTTTTAACTGAAATTTTGATACCTATAAAGTAG